A single region of the Carassius gibelio isolate Cgi1373 ecotype wild population from Czech Republic chromosome A14, carGib1.2-hapl.c, whole genome shotgun sequence genome encodes:
- the LOC128026862 gene encoding uncharacterized protein LOC128026862, whose amino-acid sequence MEDDHRFHKLTKEQVDTLDQVLTEVIPIHGRGNFPTLEIKPKDIIHVVRDRLIWKKIKVRDVRLNGSTASHVLVKENGTSYKDLDIIFGVELPKPEDFQIIKEVVLVSLLDFLPKGVNKDKITALTMKEAYVQKMVKVFTEHDRWSLISLSNNSGKNMELKFVNSLRRQFEFSVDSFQIILDSMLQSYLDAERRKIVEGQEGQDSSLAQSQGIQIALMDEPLLSSSDTGNHQEIDIDMSCKSDDIQTLCDSQCNSKMSQKEPSKYLEQEPTLETDKDVETEMVQTTTLPVSMEKVSEHSVMVHVEEKNELHENMALQMETLLEVNTNETGIESGEGNELVGVKTMSVKETDPTVKTYINETESDKTKYMLEVEQVKSQPWLEIVHTDFSCLSTTGTFGERCTFQPAPITFLTQSALESYAGYPLPPPAKKNSQNSQMVVLKHSSPKPPRKMSKKTTLVPYSTEKSVSNNSDVNTCQVLHPPKAYTTESLPMQVKMSGFTTKSFELSSASENDSKESKELANCTRAFTVAAPENGMHSEKTLYMSLSPEESLQSRVQTSEPETGEATHVTILIPASIPSCLPKDQNRINQPFNESVQTAQCQAMVPLINVNSEPLLQANNSYDLNSAPPKKKAAESCAQVDDATSSKYLTESSESVAMATNCASQMLNSLSADLTVDSQVVGTNSSDSEHVISLQVHNYPMSTLQTQELILPSPQTKEPPELLSLISLPEVQSLTVSVPHLSKPLEPSISSTASLESPRISEPLLESSVISLDVIEPSEVFFKVTEPSDSQVLKPSAVLVSHTLETSMSSVSEEVVFKTLASEMNEPIHPSKQMPCITVLAESMYGDFEQAMDHLRYRLIATRNPEEIRGGGLLKYSNLLVRDFKPACETEIKTLERYMCSRFFIDFSDVNEQQRKIESYLRNHFIGEEKSKYDYLMTLRRVVNESTVCLMGHERRQTLNMITILALKVLGEQNIIPNANNVTCYYQPAPYMTDHNFSTYYISNGQSPLIYHPYPLHIHMQSGLV is encoded by the coding sequence ATGGAAGATGACCACCGGTTTCACAAACTGACAAAAGAACAAGTGGATACTTTGGACCAAGTTCTTACAGAAGTCATTCCCATTCATGGTAGGGGTAATTTCCCAACCCTTGAAATCAAGCCTAAAGACATAATCCATGTGGTCAGAGATAGACTAATTTGGAAGAAAATAAAGGTGAGAGATGTCCGTCTCAATGGCTCTACAGCCAGTCATGTGCTGGTCAAAGAGAATGGCACCAGCTACAAAGACTTGGATATCATCTTTGGTGTGGAGCTTCCCAAACCAGAGGACTTCCAAATTATCAAGGAAGTGGTCTTGGTCTCTCTGCTGGACTTTCTACCTAAAGGTGTCAACAAAGATAAGATTACAGCTCTCACCATGAAAGAGGCGTATGTACAAAAAATGGTGAAGGTGTTCACTGAGCATGACCGCTGGAGCCTTATCTCCCTTTCAAATAATAGTGGTAAGAACATGGAACTCAAGTTTGTCAACTCTTTACGACGCCAGTTTGAATTCAGTGTGGATTCCTTTCAGATCATCCTGGACAGTATGCTTCAGTCTTATTTGGATGCTGAAAGGAGGAAGATTGTGGAAGGGCAAGAGGGCCAGGACTCTTCACTAGCTCAAAGTCAAGGAATTCAGATAGCCCTAATGGATGAACCACTCCTCAGCTCAAGTGACACAGGGAATCACCAGGAAATTGACATCGACATGTCCTGCAAATCTGATGATATTCAGACTTTGTGTGACTCTCAGTGTAATTCTAAAATGAGTCAGAAAGAGCCGTCTAAATACTTAGAACAAGAACCAACTCTTGAAACAGACAAAGATGTTGAAACAGAGATGGTGCAAACAACAACTTTGCCTGTATCTATGGAAAAAGTATCTGAGCACTCTGTAATGGTGCATGTGGAGGAAAAGAATGAACTTCATGAAAATATGGCTTTGCAAATGGAAACACTGCTTGAAGTAAATACAAATGAAACTGGTATTGAATCAGGGGAGGGAAATGAACTAGTTGGAGTAAAAACTATGTCTGTTAAGGAAACAGATCCAACTGTTAAAACATATATTAATGAAACAGAATctgacaaaacaaaatacatgttAGAAGTAGAGCAAGTTAAATCCCAACCATGGCTTGAAATCGTGCATACAGACTTCTCTTGTCTTTCAACAACAGGGACCTTCGGTGAGCGATGCACATTCCAACCTGCTCCCATTACATTTCTTACACAATCAGCACTAGAATCATATGCGGGATATCCTTTACCACCCCCTGCCAAGAAAAACAGCCAAAATTCACAAATGGTTGTTCTCAAGCATTCCTCACCCAAACCTCCTcggaaaatgtccaaaaagacaACTCTTGTACCATATTCAACAGAAAAATCAGTGTCAAATAATTCAGATGTTAATACTTGTCAGGTTTTGCATCCACCTAAAGCTTACACAACAGAATCATTACCTATGCAGGTTAAAATGTCAGGTTTTACCACAAAAAGCTTTGAATTATCCAGTGCCTCAGAAAATGACTCTAAAGAGTCTAAAGAACTAGCCAATTGTACCAGAGCTTTTACTGTTGCTGCTCCAGAGAATGGCATGCATTCTGAAAAGACATTGTACATGAGTCTATCACCAGAGGAAAGCCTTCAAAGTCGAGTGCAAACTTCAGAACCAGAAACTGGTGAAGCTACTCATGTCACTATTCTAATTCCTGCATCCATTCCCAGTTGTCTCCCCAAAGATCAAAACAGGATAAACCAGCCTTTTAATGAAAGTGTTCAGACAGCACAGTGTCAGGCAATGGTACCTCTTATTAATGTGAATTCAGAGCCTTTACTGCAGGCAAATAACAGTTATGACCTCAACTCAGCACCTCCCAAAAAGAAAGCTGCTGAGTCTTGTGCTCAAGTTGATGATGCCACATCATCAAAATATCTTACTGAATCCTCAGAATCAGTCGCTATGGCAACAAATTGTGCATCTCAAATGTTAAATTCACTGTCTGCAGACCTTACTGTTGACTCACAAGTAGTAGGGACTAATTCTTCAGACTCCGAACATGTTATATCACTTCAAGTTCACAACTACCCCATGTCCACTCTGCAGACTCAGGAGCTTATTTTGCCAAGTCCACAGACTAAAGAACCTCCAGAACTATTATCACTTATCTCTTTACCAGAAGTTCAAAGCCTCACAGTATCAGTACCACATTTGTCAAAGCCACTAGAACCTTCCATATCCTCAACAGCAAGTCTAGAATCTCCTAGAATCTCAGAACCCCTTTTAGAATCATCAGTTATATCCCTGGATGTCATAGAACCCTCTGAAGTATTCTTTAAAGTTACAGAACCATCTGACTCACAGGTGTTAAAACCCTCTGCAGTATTAGTGTCACACACATTAGAAACATCTATGTCATCAGTaagtgaggaggtggttttcaaGACATTAGCTTCAGAAATGAACGAGCCCATACACCCTTCAAAACAGATGCCTTGCATTACAGTGTTGGCTGAGAGCATGTATGGTGACTTTGAGCAGGCTATGGACCACCTACGCTACCGGCTAATAGCGACACGCAACCCTGAAGAGATCAGGGGTGGAGGCCTGCTCAAGTACAGTAATCTGCTTGTCCGGGACTTCAAACCTGCCTGTGAAACAGAAATTAAGACACTTGAGCGCTACATGTGTTCACGGTTTTTTATTGACTTCTCTGATGTGAATGAGCAGCAGCGCAAGATTGAATCATACCTACGCAACCACTTTATTGGAGAGGAGAAAAGTAAATATGATTACTTGATGACCCTTCGGAGAGTGGTCAATGAGAGCACTGTGTGCTTGATGGGGCATGAACGCCGTCAGACTCTCAATATGATTACCATTCTAGCACTTAAAGTCCTGGGTGAACAGAACATCATTCCCAATGCCAATAATGTAACCTGCTACTACCAACCTGCACCATACATGACAGACCACAACTTCAGTACCTATTACATTTCAAACGGCCAGTCCCCACTGATATATCACCCCTATCCACTACACATACACATGCAGTCTGGATTAGTTTAA